A window of the Lagopus muta isolate bLagMut1 chromosome 1, bLagMut1 primary, whole genome shotgun sequence genome harbors these coding sequences:
- the LOC125698238 gene encoding cystine/glutamate transporter-like: protein MRKDKKKEEAVFLRKKITLLRAFSLLIGSMVGSGIFISPKGVLKNSGTVGFSLVVWFACGLLSMFGALCYAELGTRITKSGGHYIYILETLGPLPSFLFLWAEFFAIRPANSAVVSLAFGRYLLEPFFAPCAAPVPAVKLVSLLGYYAVLTLNSWSVTWSARLQTALSVVKLLALMLIIVPGMMLLAQGHTKNFQDAFDRQSLVPDKLPLAFYAGMFAYSGWFQTSFVREELVRPERNIPLAVIVSVITVIVGYMLTNISYYTALGTQDVLASPAVAVSFVQQACTNLISVVPVLVALSCFGTMNGGILTFSRTLFVASREGQWPPLFSMIHIRRHTPLPAVMLMFPLVTAMVCIGDIYHLLNFFSFSRWLFIGLATLGLIVHRYRHPELQSPFKVPLFVPVSFTIICLFTVAMSIYSDPVNISIGCTMVLSGFPVYYLVIHRKMSNRCHRLLYYLTHKLQLLLEVVQQEIKTY, encoded by the exons ATGaggaaagacaagaaaaaagaggaggctgtctttctgaggaaaaagaTAACTTTGCTGAGGGCTTTCTCGCTTCTCATCGGCAGCATGGTTGGCAGCGGCATCTTCATCTCCCCCAAAGGAGTGCTGAAGAACTCGGGCACTGTGGGGTTCTCCCTGGTGGTGTGGTTTGCCTGTGGGCTCCTCTCCATGTTCG GTGCCTTGTGTTATGCAGAGCTTGGaacaaggatcaccaagtctGGAGGACATTACATCTATATTTTGGAGACCCTGGGGCCTCTGCCAAGTTTCTTGTTTCTGTGGGCAGAGTTTTTTGCTATCAG GCCCGCCAACAGTGCTGTGGTCTCTCTGGCATTTGGTCGCTACCTGCTGGAGCCATTTTTTGCCCCCTGCGCAGCGCCCGTCCCTGCTGTGAAGCTCGTCTCTCTCCTGGGCTACT ACGCAGTCCTCACCCTCAATTCCTGGAGCGTCACCTGGAGCGCACGGCTGCAGACGGCCCTCTCCGTCGTCAAGCTGCTGGCCCTCATGCTCATCATCGTGCCAGGGATGATGCTGCTGGCCCAGG gCCACACCAAAAACTTCCAGGATGCTTTTGACAGGCAGTCGCTGGTTCCAGATAAGCTGCCCTTGGCTTTTTATGCAGGCATGTTCGCATATTCAGGCTG GTTCCAGACCAGCTTTGTGCGTGAGGAGTTGGTCAGACCCGAACG AAACATCCCCCTGGCTGTCATTGTGTCTGTGATCACCGTCATTGTGGGGTATATGCTCACCAACATCTCCTATTACACTGCCCTGGGAACACAAGATGTTCTGGCTTCTCCAGCTGTTGCTGTG AGTTTTGTGCAGCAAGCCTGCACAAACCTTATTTCAGTGGTCCCTGTCCTCGTTGCGCTGTCCTGCTTTGGCACCATGAACGGAGGAATCCTCACATTTTCCAG GACACTGTTTGTGGCCTCCAGGGAAGGGCAGTGgcctcctctcttctccatgATCCACATTCGAAGACATACACCCCTTCCTGCTGTCATGCTTATG TTCCCTTTGGTTACTGCCATGGTGTGTATTGGAGATATCTACCATCTACTGAACTTCTTCAGCTTCTCCCGATGGCTCTTCATAGGATTAGCCACTCTTGGGCTCATTGTCCATCGCTACCGTCACCCGGAGCTGCAAAGCCCATTCAAG GTCCCCCTGTTTGTTCCAGTCTCTTTTACCATCATCTGCCTCTTCACAGTAGCAATGTCTATCTACTCGGACCCTGTAAACATTAGCATTGGATGCACCATGGTTTTAAGTGGCTTTCCAGTCTACTACCTCGTAATCCATAGGAAAATGTCAAATCGCTGCCACAGACTGCTCT ATTATCTTACACACAAACTGCAGTTACTGTTGGAAGTAGTCCAACAAGAAATCAAGACGTACTGA